A single Dehalococcoidia bacterium DNA region contains:
- a CDS encoding GNAT family N-acetyltransferase, whose translation MADLVVRAPLWVRPAVVRLHDPDEVLRLLRADRIGAAYPLGDVDPRGQPRGEWFLAGDTLVGLQRLGHGVSLWASGTAAGLSAVLRRLDLPAELYFSGPAALIAALRPRYRITACEEMIRMAVTAGRFRPAGSATRLSPADLDQINRLYRLGAGGYISRQHVADGVYYGIFDGGRLVAVAGTHFINPTERLGAVGNVFTHPAYRGRGFATQVTSAVILAILDRCRDIVLNVSAANAPAQAVYRKLGFREAMRFVEAVAVRRPGGIAGWLQRAVERLRR comes from the coding sequence ATGGCCGATCTCGTCGTCCGCGCTCCGCTCTGGGTCCGGCCGGCGGTCGTTCGCCTGCACGACCCGGACGAGGTGCTGCGGCTGCTGCGCGCCGACCGGATCGGAGCAGCCTACCCGCTCGGGGATGTCGACCCACGGGGTCAGCCTCGGGGTGAATGGTTTTTGGCGGGCGACACTCTTGTCGGTCTCCAGCGGCTCGGGCACGGCGTCAGCTTGTGGGCTTCCGGCACGGCGGCAGGGCTGTCGGCGGTCCTCCGGCGGCTCGACCTGCCCGCCGAGCTGTACTTTAGCGGTCCAGCCGCACTCATTGCGGCATTGCGCCCGCGCTACCGCATCACCGCCTGCGAGGAGATGATCCGCATGGCGGTGACCGCCGGGCGCTTCCGCCCTGCCGGCTCAGCGACGCGGCTCTCGCCGGCCGACCTCGACCAGATCAATCGGCTCTATCGTCTCGGCGCGGGCGGCTATATCTCCCGCCAGCACGTCGCCGACGGGGTGTACTACGGCATCTTCGATGGCGGCCGGCTCGTCGCAGTCGCCGGCACCCATTTCATCAACCCGACGGAGCGCCTCGGCGCCGTCGGCAACGTCTTCACCCATCCTGCCTATCGGGGCCGCGGCTTTGCGACGCAGGTGACCAGCGCGGTCATCCTCGCGATCCTCGACCGCTGCCGCGACATCGTCCTCAACGTGAGCGCGGCCAACGCCCCCGCCCAAGCGGTCTACCGCAAGCTCGGCTTCCGCGAGGCGATGCGCTTCGTTGAAGCGGTGGCGGTGCGCCGGCCGGGCGGCATCGCGGGATGGCTGCAGCGCGCGGTCGAGCGGCTGCGCCGCTGA
- a CDS encoding amidohydrolase family protein has translation MPWVIDIHTHMWDYGWLPEPHKMNMAIRAAKRRRPPVDPMTIRPRVGNGFMDPSGNLNVKILDRLGMDMGVIQVVDWSIGYGVEADNTIDEINAGTAQAVRNHPDRLMWFCGIDPRRPGAAEKFERWVKEDGAKGFKLYPPMGFYPWDDCVKPIIEKAIELDVPILSHTQAGVSWCEPIHWGQVCRQYPELKVILGHAGVESPFFSTYGWEQAVIVAARHENVYLDPTEWHLWGALKDVPELIRRIHVMKSYVGAEKIVNGTDNPLGRDGADNGDGEWMFIWRNLPTIGRWFGYTFTQEEVDLMLGENAARLLKLPPKEEVRNAPAAG, from the coding sequence ATGCCTTGGGTCATCGATATCCATACTCACATGTGGGACTACGGCTGGCTGCCAGAGCCGCACAAGATGAACATGGCGATCCGCGCCGCGAAACGCCGCCGTCCGCCGGTCGACCCGATGACGATCCGGCCGCGCGTCGGCAACGGCTTCATGGACCCGTCGGGCAATCTGAACGTCAAGATCCTCGACCGCCTCGGGATGGATATGGGAGTGATCCAAGTCGTGGACTGGTCGATCGGCTACGGGGTCGAGGCGGACAACACGATTGACGAGATCAACGCGGGCACCGCCCAAGCGGTCCGCAACCACCCCGACCGCCTGATGTGGTTCTGCGGCATCGACCCGCGCCGGCCCGGCGCCGCCGAGAAGTTCGAGCGCTGGGTGAAGGAGGACGGCGCAAAGGGGTTTAAGCTCTACCCCCCAATGGGGTTCTACCCGTGGGATGACTGCGTCAAGCCGATTATCGAGAAGGCGATCGAGCTCGATGTGCCGATCCTCTCGCACACCCAGGCGGGAGTCAGTTGGTGCGAGCCGATCCACTGGGGGCAAGTGTGCCGCCAGTATCCCGAACTGAAAGTGATCCTCGGCCACGCCGGCGTCGAGTCGCCCTTCTTCTCGACCTACGGTTGGGAGCAAGCGGTGATCGTCGCAGCGCGCCACGAGAATGTGTATCTCGACCCCACGGAGTGGCACCTGTGGGGCGCGCTCAAGGACGTGCCGGAACTGATCCGGCGCATCCATGTCATGAAGTCGTATGTCGGCGCTGAGAAGATCGTCAACGGCACCGACAATCCCCTCGGGCGCGACGGGGCGGATAACGGCGACGGCGAATGGATGTTCATCTGGCGCAATCTCCCGACGATCGGCCGCTGGTTCGGCTATACCTTCACCCAAGAAGAGGTTGACCTCATGCTGGGCGAAAATGCGGCCCGCCTCCTCAAGCTGCCGCCGAAGGAGGAAGTGCGGAACGCCCCCGCAGCCGGCTGA